Within Microbacterium proteolyticum, the genomic segment CTCTCGGGCCTCGGGCCGCCCGCGCTCACCCTGCGGGTCGAGCACGCCGAACTCGCCGATCGTTTGGACGCCCTGTCGCGCGAGGGCGACGTCCGGGAAGCGCTCCAGGACTTCAATCGCCGCGTCATCGAGGCCCGTCGGCAGCTGCTCGGCGGCCCGCCCGTCGTGACGCCGACGGTGGACGTGGATGCCGAGGTGTCGGCGTGGGCGACCCGCCGCCGCGCGCGCGAGACCGCAGTGGCACCCGCGCCGCCGCCGCCGCGCCGCCGCTGGTTCCGGCGCTGACCTCCGCGAGCGCACACGTTCGGGTCGAGCGCACATGTACGGTGCGGCCGGAACGTGTGCGGTCGCACGGAACGTGTGTTCTCGACGGCCTCCCTGGCCACGGCCACCGCGCCGCCGCGGCCCCGCCGGCGCGTCAGAGCCGCGCGAGCGCCTCGGCGCGGGCGACCAGGTCGCGGGCGCGGGCGAGCGTGGGAGCGTACGAGCCGTCGACCGGGCCGTCGGGAACCTCCGCGAGCACCGCGCGGGCGGCCGCGACCTCGGCGGCGCTCGGCGCGAAGCCGGCGTGGGCCCCCGCGATTGCGGCATCCCGCAACGCGAGAGTGCCGGTGAAGCCCATCGTGGCCGCGTGCTCGGCGGCATCCCGGGCGTGTTCGATCGGACCGCACGGGCCGTCGATCGGTCCCGCGATCCCCGCCGCCGCCGACGCCACGACCAGCTGCGCGCGCGGCCACGACAGCGCGATGCGGTCGGCCGCCATGCCGGTGTCGCGGCGGAAGTCGCCGGTGCCGAACGCCAGCCGACGGGTCGCGGGGTGGGCGGCGATCGCCGGTGCCGACAACAACGCCGCAGCCGACTCGATCATCGCCACGATCGCCACGCCGGAGGGGAGGGATGCCGCGACGTGAGCGACATCGGCCGGCCCGGCGCACATCGCGAGGACGACGCCGGCGAGGCGGTCGCCGAGCTCGCGGCCGAGGGCCAGGTCGGCCTCGCCGTCCCGGGTGCCCGCGGCGCTGATGCGCAGCCACACCGGTGCGGTCTCGGCGGCGCGGCGGGCGCGCTCGCGCCCCTCGGTCTTGCGCGCGGCGGGCAGCCCGTCCTCGAGGTCGAGGACGAGCACGTCGGCCGCGGTCTCCCCACCGGCCGCGAGCGGCGAGCGCAGCAGCCAGGTGCGGGCGAGGTCCACGCGCGCGGGGGCGGGGGCGGCCGAAGCCGCCCCCGCCGGGGAGTGCGTCAAGCTCACGAACGGCTCCGAGCCGCCGCCTCCGCCTCCGCCTGAGCGCGGAAGGCGTTGAGCGCCTGCGTGTCCACCGACGCCGGACCGGTGCCGGCGACGGCCGACGCCTCTTCCTTGGCATCCGCGGCCGGAGTGGCGGAGTGGTCGTGACCGGTGAGCAGCGTCTCGTCGAACGGGATGCGACCCGCCAGGACCTCGCCGACGCGCTCGCGGTCGTACTGCTTCGTCCACGCTCCGATGAGCAGGGTCGCCACGGCGTTGCCGGTGAAGTTCGTGACCGCGCGGGCCTCGGACATGAACCGGTCGATGCCGACGATGACGCCGACGCCGTTGACGAGGTCGGGACGGTAGGCGGAGAGACCGCCGGCGAGGGTCGCGAGACCGGCACCGGTGACACCGGCGGCGCCCTTGGACGCGATGATCATGAAGACCAGCAGACCGATCTGCTCGGGAACCGACATCGGCGCACCCATGGCGGTGGCGATGAAGAGCGAGGCCATCGTCAGGTAGATCGCGGTGCCGTCGAGGTTGAACGAGTATCCGGTCGGGACGGTGATGCCGACGACCGGCTTCGAGACACCGAGGTGCTCCATCTTGGCGATGAGGCGCGGAAGCGCGGCCTCGGACGACGAGGTGCCGACGATCAGGAGGTACTCGCGGCCGAGGTACTTGATCAGCGAGAAGATGTTGACCCGCGTGACGACGTAGAGCAGCGTCCCCAGGACCACCGTGATGAAGAGGAAGCAGGTCAGGTAGAACGAGCCCATCAGGATGCCGAGGCTGATGACCGCGCCGAAGCCGGTCTTGCCGACGACCGCCGCGATGGCGCCGAACGCACCGATGGGGGCGAGCCACAGGATCATGCCGAGGATGCGGAAGACCAGCACCTGGAAGTTGCGGATGCCTTCGACCATGCGCGCCCCGCGCTCGCCCATGCCCTGCAGCGCAAAGCCGACGAGGAGGGCGATGAAGAGCACCTGCAGGATGCTGCCGCCGGTGAACGCCGAGAAGAACGTCGTGGGGATGATGCCCAGGATGAAGTCCTGCGTGGTGGTCGCCTCGGGCACGGCGTCGTACGACGCGCTGGCGATGTTGAGGCCCTCGCCGGGGTGGATGATGTTGCCCACCAACAGGCCGATGCCGAGCGCGAAGGTCGACATCACGACGAAGTACAGCAGCGCCAGGCCGCCGATCTTGCCGACCGTGGAGGCCTTGGCGATCGATCCGATGCCGACGACGATCGTGCAGAAGATCACCGGGGCGATCATCATCTTGATGAGGCTGACGAAGCCCTTACCGATCGGCTCGAGGCCGGTGGCGAACTGCGGGGCGACGAGGCCGACGATGATGCCCGCCGCGACGGCGACGATGACGGCGATGTAGAGCCAATGGTTGCGGTCGATCTTCTTGCGCGGACGACCGTCGCGCGTGGTGCGGAGTGAGAGAGACATTCGCGACTTCCCCTTTTTCTAACGTCTTTGTTGAGTCCGGCGGGGCCGCCGGAGATGTGACGACTTTGCGGGAGCGCAGAGCCCGGGGCGATTTGTGGTCGTATTGTTCACGGCAGACCGGAACGGACCGGAGAGGGCACGGCATGCGATTGAGCGTGGGCGGACGACTGGCGATGGTGTCGCTCGGCGTCGTCGTGCTGGTCGCGGGCGTGCTCGCGGCGCTCATGTCCGTGCAGCTGTCGGACTCCGGACAGCGCCAGGCGGAGCAGGTCACGCGCTCGGTCGCCGAGACGCTCGCGCACGAACCGGACGTCGCCGCGCTCGTCCGCGCGCAGGACTCGGCGACGCTGCAGCCGATGGTCGCGGCGATCCTCTCCGATGCCGACCTGTCGTTCGTCACGATCATGACGCCCGACGGCATCCGGCTGACCCACCCCGATCCCTCTCAGATCGGCCAGCCCTATATCGGCTCGCGCGAAGAGGCGCTCGCCGGGGCGACCTACACCGAGGTCTACGAGGGCACGCTCGGCCCGTCCGTGCGAACCATCGCGCCCGTCCGCGCCGGCGGTGCCGACGACGGCGAGATCGTGGGCCTCGTCTCGGTCGGGGTCACCCTGGGGGCCGTTCAGGCGGATCTGGCCGCCCGTGTGCCCCTGATCGTCGCCGCCGCGGCCGGCATCGTGGGCATCGGCATCCTGGGGGCCCTGTACGTCCGCCGGAGCGCCCGTCGCGTCACCGGCTCGTACACCCCGCGCGAGCTCGCCCGACTGGTGGAGAGCTACGAGACGGTGCTGCACTCGCTGCGCGAGGGCCTGGTCGTCACCGACAGCGACGGCCGCATCGTGCTGTACAACGACGAAGCCGCCGACCTCCTCGGCCTCCCGCCGGCGACGCAGGGGCAGACGAGTCTGGACCCGCGTGAGACGGACATGGATGCCGCCCTCGCCGAGGCGATCGCCACCGGGCGCCGCATGGTCGAGGAGACCGTGGCCACCGGCGACCGCGTGCTGCTGGTGAACCAGGAGGAGGCCCGCGACCTCACCGGCCGGCGCGCGCCGGAACGCGGTCGGGTCATGACCCTCCGGGACCGGTCCGAGCTCCAGGCCCTGCTCGGCGAGCTCGAGGGGGTGCGGACGCTCACCGACACCCTCCGCTCGCAGACGCACGAGCACGGCAACCGGCTGCACGCCCTGCTGGCACTGCTGGAGCTCGGACGTGTCGACGACGCGCGGCAGCTCATCGCGGCATCCACGGAGGACCGTCAGGATCTCGCCGACCGCATCGTCTCGGGCAACGACGGCGCCGTCGTCGTCGCTCTGCTGCTCGGGAAGCTCGACGAGGCCGCCGAGCACGGTGTCGCCCTCGACCTCGACGTGGAGGAACCCACTCCCGCGCTGCCGCTGGCCCCGGCCGAGGCGGTGACGGTGGTGGGCAACCTCGTGGACAACGCGATGGATGCCGCCACCGCCGGCCCCGATCCGCGCTGGGTGCGCGTGTCCCTCACGCGCCGAGGACCCGATGTCGCGATCGAGGTGAGCGACAGCGGGCCGGGGTTCGATCCGACCCTCGCCGACCCGTTCGCGTTCGGCGCCTCGACGAAGCCGGCCGCGGCTCCCGGCGGTCGCGGTGTGGGGCTCGCGCTCGTCCGCGACATCGTGTCGGCCCACGGCGGCACGCTGCACGTCACCGACGCGCCCACGACCGTGCGCGTCGTCCTGCCGGCTCCGGTCGAGGCGGTGCCCGCGTGATCCGCGTGCTCGTGGTCGACGACGACGCGCTCGCGCTCGAACTGCACGCCGCATACGTGGAGCGCCTGCCCGGGTTCGAGGTCGTCGGGCAGGCGGCGGGAGCCCGCGCGGCGCTGACCGCGATCGCCGATCCCGCCCGCCCCATCGACCTCGTGCTGCTGGACATGACCATGCCCGACGGCGGCGGCCTCGACGTCGCCCGGCGCGTGCGCGCGATGGGCGCGGGTGTGGACATCATCGCCGTGACCGCGGTCCGCGATGCCGCAACCGTCCGCGCGGCGGTGTCGACCGGCGTCGTGCAGTACCTGATCAAGCCGTTCACGTTCGCCGCGTTCCGCGAACGTCTCGAGGCCTACCGCGCGTACGCCGAGGGCCTGGACCGTGCGGCCGGGGACGCCACGCAGTCCGAGGTGGACGCGCTGCTCGGGTCGCTGCGGACCATGGCGCCCACGCTACCCAAGGGCCTGAGCGAGGAGACGCTGCAGGCCGTCGCGGAGCGCGTCCGCACGGCATCCGGCGCCGTGTCCTCGACCGAGGTCGGCGAGCGCGAGGGCATGTCGCGCGTCACCGCCCGCCGGTATCTCGAGCACCTCGCCGACGTCGGCCGCGTGCGCCGCGAACCGCGCTACGGCGGCCCCGGCCGCCCCGAGATCACCTACGCCTGGGTCCGCGCCTGACGCGGCGGCGCCGTCGCGGTCTCCGCGCCGATCCAACGGCGTCCCTGCCCCGTTCAGTGTCCAAGACACGCGGACGGCGCGTCCTGGCATCCGCGTGTCTTGGACACTGGACTGCGCCCTCCCGGCGTAGAACGCCGCGTCACCTCGCCCAGATCACGTGAAGTGGCGCCGCCGCGAGACCCCGAGCAGACCCGCGTCAGAGGTCGAACGCCGCCCGCACGCCCTCGTTCACCACGACGCCCGAGCGCACGTTCAGGCCCTTCGCGAGGGCGGGATCGGCGGATGCCGCGGCCTCCCAGCCCGCGTCGGCGATGCGGGTGATGTAGGGCAGCGTGGCGTTGGAGAGCGCGCGCGTGGAGGTGTGCGGCACGGCGCCGGGCATGTTCGCCACGCAGTAGTACAGCGAGTCGTGCACCCGGAACGTGGGGGCGTCGTGGGTGGTGGGCCGCGACCCCTCGAAGCATCCGCCCTGGTCGATCGCGATGTCCACGAGCACCGAGCCGGGCTTCATCGCCGCGACCATGTCGTCGGTGACGAGCTTGGGCGCCGCAGCGCCGGGGATCAGCACCGACCCGATGACGAGGTCGGCGTCGGCCAGCTGCTCGGCGATCTCGAGGCGGGTGGACGCCCGCGTCTGGATCGCGCCGCCGAACCGTTCCTCGAGCTGGCGGAGCTTGGGGAGGGAGATGTCGATGACGGTGACGTTCGCGCCGAGACCGAGCGCGTTCGCCGCGGCGTGCTCCCCCGCGACGCCGCCGCCGATCACCACGACCTTGGCTTTGGGCGTGCCGGGCACCCCGCCGGGAAGCAGGCCCCGACCGCCCGACGCGCGCAGCAGGTGATGGGCACCCTCGATGATCGAGAGGCGTCCGGCGACCTCGCTCATCGGGGCGAGGAGCGGCAGGGCGCGGTCCGCGGTCTGCACCGTCTCGTACGCCACCGCCGTCGTTCCCGCCGCCACCAGGGCGTCGGTGAGCGGGCGGTCGGCGG encodes:
- a CDS encoding DUF1992 domain-containing protein — protein: MSDDPRQAAERYRLDRRLRDAGLEPESAPSPARGSTAAERAAFVETSIQQAIRRGEFDDLPGAGKPLPDLGGSHDPDWWIRRKIETEKLSGLGPPALTLRVEHAELADRLDALSREGDVREALQDFNRRVIEARRQLLGGPPVVTPTVDVDAEVSAWATRRRARETAVAPAPPPPRRRWFRR
- a CDS encoding response regulator codes for the protein MIRVLVVDDDALALELHAAYVERLPGFEVVGQAAGARAALTAIADPARPIDLVLLDMTMPDGGGLDVARRVRAMGAGVDIIAVTAVRDAATVRAAVSTGVVQYLIKPFTFAAFRERLEAYRAYAEGLDRAAGDATQSEVDALLGSLRTMAPTLPKGLSEETLQAVAERVRTASGAVSSTEVGEREGMSRVTARRYLEHLADVGRVRREPRYGGPGRPEITYAWVRA
- a CDS encoding aldolase/citrate lyase family protein encodes the protein MSLTHSPAGAASAAPAPARVDLARTWLLRSPLAAGGETAADVLVLDLEDGLPAARKTEGRERARRAAETAPVWLRISAAGTRDGEADLALGRELGDRLAGVVLAMCAGPADVAHVAASLPSGVAIVAMIESAAALLSAPAIAAHPATRRLAFGTGDFRRDTGMAADRIALSWPRAQLVVASAAAGIAGPIDGPCGPIEHARDAAEHAATMGFTGTLALRDAAIAGAHAGFAPSAAEVAAARAVLAEVPDGPVDGSYAPTLARARDLVARAEALARL
- the ald gene encoding alanine dehydrogenase; its protein translation is MRVAVPTEIKNNENRVAMTPAGVDALVHRGHEVLVQAGAGEGSGFSDDQYRLAGAEIVATADETWARAELLVKVKEPIAPEYGHLRADLTLFTYLHLAADRPLTDALVAAGTTAVAYETVQTADRALPLLAPMSEVAGRLSIIEGAHHLLRASGGRGLLPGGVPGTPKAKVVVIGGGVAGEHAAANALGLGANVTVIDISLPKLRQLEERFGGAIQTRASTRLEIAEQLADADLVIGSVLIPGAAAPKLVTDDMVAAMKPGSVLVDIAIDQGGCFEGSRPTTHDAPTFRVHDSLYYCVANMPGAVPHTSTRALSNATLPYITRIADAGWEAAASADPALAKGLNVRSGVVVNEGVRAAFDL
- a CDS encoding cation:dicarboxylate symporter family transporter, encoding MSLSLRTTRDGRPRKKIDRNHWLYIAVIVAVAAGIIVGLVAPQFATGLEPIGKGFVSLIKMMIAPVIFCTIVVGIGSIAKASTVGKIGGLALLYFVVMSTFALGIGLLVGNIIHPGEGLNIASASYDAVPEATTTQDFILGIIPTTFFSAFTGGSILQVLFIALLVGFALQGMGERGARMVEGIRNFQVLVFRILGMILWLAPIGAFGAIAAVVGKTGFGAVISLGILMGSFYLTCFLFITVVLGTLLYVVTRVNIFSLIKYLGREYLLIVGTSSSEAALPRLIAKMEHLGVSKPVVGITVPTGYSFNLDGTAIYLTMASLFIATAMGAPMSVPEQIGLLVFMIIASKGAAGVTGAGLATLAGGLSAYRPDLVNGVGVIVGIDRFMSEARAVTNFTGNAVATLLIGAWTKQYDRERVGEVLAGRIPFDETLLTGHDHSATPAADAKEEASAVAGTGPASVDTQALNAFRAQAEAEAAARSRS
- a CDS encoding sensor histidine kinase, whose translation is MRLSVGGRLAMVSLGVVVLVAGVLAALMSVQLSDSGQRQAEQVTRSVAETLAHEPDVAALVRAQDSATLQPMVAAILSDADLSFVTIMTPDGIRLTHPDPSQIGQPYIGSREEALAGATYTEVYEGTLGPSVRTIAPVRAGGADDGEIVGLVSVGVTLGAVQADLAARVPLIVAAAAGIVGIGILGALYVRRSARRVTGSYTPRELARLVESYETVLHSLREGLVVTDSDGRIVLYNDEAADLLGLPPATQGQTSLDPRETDMDAALAEAIATGRRMVEETVATGDRVLLVNQEEARDLTGRRAPERGRVMTLRDRSELQALLGELEGVRTLTDTLRSQTHEHGNRLHALLALLELGRVDDARQLIAASTEDRQDLADRIVSGNDGAVVVALLLGKLDEAAEHGVALDLDVEEPTPALPLAPAEAVTVVGNLVDNAMDAATAGPDPRWVRVSLTRRGPDVAIEVSDSGPGFDPTLADPFAFGASTKPAAAPGGRGVGLALVRDIVSAHGGTLHVTDAPTTVRVVLPAPVEAVPA